The Zingiber officinale cultivar Zhangliang chromosome 10A, Zo_v1.1, whole genome shotgun sequence genome contains a region encoding:
- the LOC122026954 gene encoding 60S ribosomal protein L6, mitochondrial, with protein MLKEATFFRFLKLVGVGFKARAESEGRQLFLKLGYSHEVEFAVPPAVRVFCFKNNIICCTGLDKNRVHQFAGAVRCCKPPEVYKGKGILYIDEVVKKKQGKKSK; from the coding sequence ATGCTGAAAGAGGCAACCTTTTTCCGCTTCTTGAAACTTGTAGGGGTTGGCTTTAAAGCGAGAGCTGAATCAGAAGGCCGTCAACTGTTTCTGAAACTCGGTTATAGCCATGAGGTGGAGTTTGCTGTCCCTCCTGCCGTCCGCGTTTTCTGCTTCAAAAACAACATAATCTGCTGCACGGGGCTCGACAAAAACCGAGTGCACCAATTTGCTGGTGCCGTTCGGTGCTGCAAGCCTCCAGAAGTTTACAAAGGCAAGGGTATACTCTACATAGACGAAGTGGTAAAGAAAAAACAAGGTAAGAAATCGAAATGA
- the LOC122026952 gene encoding vicilin Car i 2.0101-like isoform X1, which produces MATKPEGLLLLLAVVLLLSSSFADDSRGDPEKRLQQCRQQCRQQQQLSQRQRMQCERSCEEQYERQQGGNRDGAARRYEECLQECSKHGRHDEQQRRQCASRCEARYQEERRGRAAELLEETIDRKDPEQRRQECREDCRQSEHGRRQEQQCEQRCEVQYREERGHRKGDPQRQEEEEEEEKEHNPYHFDRQSFRWIEKTEHGDIRVLPNFLEKSKLLLGIANYRITVTELKPRGFVLPQHVDADAFVYVAKGSGVITLICQDKKETYELRQGDIIKVPAGAIRYLANKDDDEKLVLIDLLKPVSTPGLFEFFYGAGAQNFLKSFSDEILEAAFDTRGERVQRLFGQQKKTGIVTASEEQIRGLSRQASEGRHWPFGESQGTFNLLRKRPVHSSRRGQLHEADGDDYQPLKEHDIQISYVNITQGSMIAPYFNSRATKIAIVVEGEARIETICPHLSEQRQSRERQGRSQEGEEGEGQRYKRVRFHVRRGSVVVLPPGHPTVVVASSAEHGKGNFEAVCFEIWAEKNEKNFLAGKNNVWKQMEREAKELAFDVPAREVDEVLQAQSDQIIIAGPEERQGGGDGSGRRRDIPLIELATAFV; this is translated from the exons ATGGCTACTAAGCCCGAAGGTTTGCTGCTTCTCCTCGCAGTAGTTCTCCTCTTGTCCTCCAGCTTTGCCGACGACTCGAGGGGCGACCCCGAGAAGCGACTGCAGCAATGCCGGCAGCAATGCCGGCAGCAGCAGCAGCTCAGCCAGCGGCAGAGGATGCAGTGCGAGCGTTCATGCGAGGAGCAATACGAGAGACAGCAAGGCGGGAATCGTGACGGCGCCGCGAGGCGGTACGAGGAGTGCCTGCAGGAGTGCAGCAAGCACGGCCGCCACGACGAGCAGCAACGCCGCCAGTGCGCGAGCCGGTGCGAGGCGCGATACCAGGAGGAGCGAAGGGGGCGCGCTGCAGAATTACTCGAAGAAACCATTGATAGAAAAGACCCCGAGCAGCGTCGTCAAGAGTGCCGCGAGGACTGCCGACAGAGCGAGCACGGCCGGCGCCAGGAGCAGCAGTGCGAGCAGCGGTGCGAGGTGCAGTACCGCGAGGAGCGCGGCCATCGGAAGGGGGACCCTCAGCgacaggaggaagaggaagaggaagagaaagagcacAACCCTTATCACTTCGACCGCCAGAGCTTCCGCTGGATAGAGAAAACAGAGCACGGCGACATCAGGGTTCTCCCCAACTTCCTCGAGAAGTCCAAGCTGCTGCTGGGCATCGCCAATTACCGCATCACGGTGACCGAGTTGAAACCGCGTGGCTTCGTGCTGCCGCAGCACGTGGATGCTGATGCCTTCGTCTACGTCGCCAAAGGTTCCGGAGTCATCACTCTCATATGCCAGGACAAGAAGGAGACCTACGAGCTCCGGCAGGGAGACATCATCAAAGTACCTGCAGGAGCCATCAGGTATCTGGCCAACAAAGACGACGACGAAAAGCTCGTCTTAATCGACCTCCTGAAACCCGTCTCCACTCCTGGTCTCTTCGAG TTCTTCTACGGTGCCGGAGCACAGAACTTCTTGAAGAGTTTTAGCGATGAGATCCTCGAGGCGGCTTTCGAT ACGCGGGGAGAGCGGGTGCAAAGGCTCTTCGGGCAACAGAAGAAAACGGGCATCGTGACGGCGTCGGAAGAACAGATACGCGGGCTGAGCCGCCAGGCCTCCGAAGGTCGGCATTGGCCGTTTGGGGAATCCCAGGGCACCTTCAATCTCCTGAGGAAGCGCCCGGTTCACTCGAGCCGCCGAGGCCAACTGCACGAGGCCGACGGCGACGACTACCAGCCGCTAAAAGAGCACGACATCCAAATTTCCTACGTTAACATCACCCAA GGTTCTATGATTGCGCCGTACTTCAACAGCCGGGCGACCAAGATCGCGATTGTGGTGGAGGGAGAAGCTCGCATCGAGACGATATGCCCGCACCTGTCCGAGCAACGGCAGAGCAGGGAGCGGCAAGGTCGAAGTCAAGAAGGCGAGGAAGGTGAAGGTCAACGGTACAAAAGGGTGCGCTTCCACGTGCGACGGGGGTCGGTGGTGGTCCTCCCGCCGGGCCACCCGACAGTGGTCGTGGCGTCGAGCGCCGAACACGGAAAGGGAAACTTTGAAGCGGTCTGCTTCGAGATCTGGGCGGAGAAGAACGAGAAGAACTTCCTGGCTGGGAAAAACAACGTGTGGAAACAGATGGAGAGGGAAGCCAAGGAGCTGGCGTTCGACGTGCCGGCGAGGGAGGTCGACGAGGTGCTGCAGGCACAAAGTGATCAGATTATAATCGCAGGGCCAGAGGAGCGACAGGGCGGTGGGGACGGCAGCGGTCGTCGCCGGGACATTCCTTTGATAGAGCTTGCTACGGCGTTTGTGTGA
- the LOC122026952 gene encoding vicilin Cor a 11.0101-like isoform X2, with protein MATKPEGLLLLLAVVLLLSSSFADDSRGDPEKRLQQCRQQCRQQQQLSQRQRMQCERSCEEQYERQQGGNRDGAARRYEECLQECSKHGRHDEQQRRQSEHGRRQEQQCEQRCEVQYREERGHRKGDPQRQEEEEEEEKEHNPYHFDRQSFRWIEKTEHGDIRVLPNFLEKSKLLLGIANYRITVTELKPRGFVLPQHVDADAFVYVAKGSGVITLICQDKKETYELRQGDIIKVPAGAIRYLANKDDDEKLVLIDLLKPVSTPGLFEFFYGAGAQNFLKSFSDEILEAAFDTRGERVQRLFGQQKKTGIVTASEEQIRGLSRQASEGRHWPFGESQGTFNLLRKRPVHSSRRGQLHEADGDDYQPLKEHDIQISYVNITQGSMIAPYFNSRATKIAIVVEGEARIETICPHLSEQRQSRERQGRSQEGEEGEGQRYKRVRFHVRRGSVVVLPPGHPTVVVASSAEHGKGNFEAVCFEIWAEKNEKNFLAGKNNVWKQMEREAKELAFDVPAREVDEVLQAQSDQIIIAGPEERQGGGDGSGRRRDIPLIELATAFV; from the exons ATGGCTACTAAGCCCGAAGGTTTGCTGCTTCTCCTCGCAGTAGTTCTCCTCTTGTCCTCCAGCTTTGCCGACGACTCGAGGGGCGACCCCGAGAAGCGACTGCAGCAATGCCGGCAGCAATGCCGGCAGCAGCAGCAGCTCAGCCAGCGGCAGAGGATGCAGTGCGAGCGTTCATGCGAGGAGCAATACGAGAGACAGCAAGGCGGGAATCGTGACGGCGCCGCGAGGCGGTACGAGGAGTGCCTGCAGGAGTGCAGCAAGCACGGCCGCCACGACGAGCAGCAAC GCCGACAGAGCGAGCACGGCCGGCGCCAGGAGCAGCAGTGCGAGCAGCGGTGCGAGGTGCAGTACCGCGAGGAGCGCGGCCATCGGAAGGGGGACCCTCAGCgacaggaggaagaggaagaggaagagaaagagcacAACCCTTATCACTTCGACCGCCAGAGCTTCCGCTGGATAGAGAAAACAGAGCACGGCGACATCAGGGTTCTCCCCAACTTCCTCGAGAAGTCCAAGCTGCTGCTGGGCATCGCCAATTACCGCATCACGGTGACCGAGTTGAAACCGCGTGGCTTCGTGCTGCCGCAGCACGTGGATGCTGATGCCTTCGTCTACGTCGCCAAAGGTTCCGGAGTCATCACTCTCATATGCCAGGACAAGAAGGAGACCTACGAGCTCCGGCAGGGAGACATCATCAAAGTACCTGCAGGAGCCATCAGGTATCTGGCCAACAAAGACGACGACGAAAAGCTCGTCTTAATCGACCTCCTGAAACCCGTCTCCACTCCTGGTCTCTTCGAG TTCTTCTACGGTGCCGGAGCACAGAACTTCTTGAAGAGTTTTAGCGATGAGATCCTCGAGGCGGCTTTCGAT ACGCGGGGAGAGCGGGTGCAAAGGCTCTTCGGGCAACAGAAGAAAACGGGCATCGTGACGGCGTCGGAAGAACAGATACGCGGGCTGAGCCGCCAGGCCTCCGAAGGTCGGCATTGGCCGTTTGGGGAATCCCAGGGCACCTTCAATCTCCTGAGGAAGCGCCCGGTTCACTCGAGCCGCCGAGGCCAACTGCACGAGGCCGACGGCGACGACTACCAGCCGCTAAAAGAGCACGACATCCAAATTTCCTACGTTAACATCACCCAA GGTTCTATGATTGCGCCGTACTTCAACAGCCGGGCGACCAAGATCGCGATTGTGGTGGAGGGAGAAGCTCGCATCGAGACGATATGCCCGCACCTGTCCGAGCAACGGCAGAGCAGGGAGCGGCAAGGTCGAAGTCAAGAAGGCGAGGAAGGTGAAGGTCAACGGTACAAAAGGGTGCGCTTCCACGTGCGACGGGGGTCGGTGGTGGTCCTCCCGCCGGGCCACCCGACAGTGGTCGTGGCGTCGAGCGCCGAACACGGAAAGGGAAACTTTGAAGCGGTCTGCTTCGAGATCTGGGCGGAGAAGAACGAGAAGAACTTCCTGGCTGGGAAAAACAACGTGTGGAAACAGATGGAGAGGGAAGCCAAGGAGCTGGCGTTCGACGTGCCGGCGAGGGAGGTCGACGAGGTGCTGCAGGCACAAAGTGATCAGATTATAATCGCAGGGCCAGAGGAGCGACAGGGCGGTGGGGACGGCAGCGGTCGTCGCCGGGACATTCCTTTGATAGAGCTTGCTACGGCGTTTGTGTGA